In one window of Pseudodesulfovibrio sediminis DNA:
- a CDS encoding ABC transporter permease yields MDYLLQGFFQGLVLLFTGDPETYSAIWATVAASSLSMTASLVIGIPLGFLLGYNKFPGKKIIRTIVDTLLSFPTVVIGLLVYAFLTRHGPLGGTGLLFSISGVAIGQTLLGLPIIIAMTAAAVEALDKRLPMTLITLGANPRQMMWASVLEARYSIMLAAMAAYGRIVSEVGISMLVGGNFKWHTRTITTAIALETSKGEFTMGIALGITLLAVALTVNILATGLKKKAVQ; encoded by the coding sequence ATTTACTACAAGGTTTTTTTCAAGGACTCGTACTACTTTTTACGGGAGATCCTGAAACGTATTCTGCTATCTGGGCAACAGTAGCAGCGTCATCACTTTCCATGACGGCATCCCTTGTGATCGGCATTCCTCTCGGATTTCTGCTCGGCTACAACAAATTCCCCGGCAAAAAGATCATCCGTACCATTGTGGACACTCTCTTGTCCTTCCCTACTGTGGTCATCGGTCTGCTGGTTTACGCATTTCTCACCCGACATGGGCCACTGGGCGGCACAGGCCTTCTTTTTTCCATCTCCGGCGTGGCCATCGGTCAGACCCTGCTCGGACTGCCCATCATCATTGCCATGACAGCCGCAGCGGTCGAAGCGCTGGACAAACGTCTGCCCATGACATTGATCACACTCGGGGCCAACCCTCGACAAATGATGTGGGCCAGTGTTCTCGAAGCCCGTTATTCCATCATGCTCGCTGCCATGGCCGCATATGGACGCATCGTGTCCGAAGTAGGCATTTCCATGCTGGTAGGCGGCAATTTCAAATGGCACACTCGCACCATTACCACAGCGATTGCCCTCGAAACGAGCAAAGGGGAATTTACTATGGGCATCGCCCTCGGCATCACCCTTCTGGCTGTTGCCCTGACCGTAAATATACTTGCCACCGGCCTGAAAAAGAAGGCCGTTCAATGA